Proteins encoded in a region of the Streptomyces sp. NBC_00258 genome:
- a CDS encoding ABC transporter ATP-binding protein, with amino-acid sequence MSSTPALSVPPVSPAPPALRATRIGVRFGGIRALDDVSLTLRPGEICGLIGPNGAGKTTLFDVLSGIRRPDEGRVHLDGTDITRRSPVWRARRGMRRTFQRQQLFGQLTVADNLVVAQEWRGGGGGLAADLLASPTRRTYERDRRARAATVLRTCGLDDLGETYAGALPVGRARMVELARAVADPPRVLLLDEPASGMTADERRHLSSVIRRLSEEEGCAVLLVEHNVAFVMELSARIVVLDLGRVLAEGTPAEVHADRRVRDAYLGTTAG; translated from the coding sequence ATGAGCAGCACCCCCGCGCTCTCCGTACCCCCCGTGTCCCCCGCACCCCCCGCCCTCCGGGCCACCCGCATCGGCGTCCGCTTCGGCGGGATCCGGGCACTCGACGACGTGAGCCTCACTCTCCGGCCCGGGGAGATCTGCGGCCTCATCGGCCCCAACGGTGCCGGAAAGACGACCCTCTTCGACGTGCTCTCCGGCATCCGGCGCCCCGACGAGGGCCGTGTCCACCTCGACGGAACGGACATCACCCGCCGCTCCCCCGTATGGCGCGCCCGCCGCGGAATGCGCCGCACCTTCCAGCGGCAGCAGCTGTTCGGCCAGCTCACCGTGGCCGACAACCTGGTGGTGGCCCAGGAGTGGCGCGGCGGCGGAGGCGGACTCGCGGCCGATCTGCTGGCGTCCCCGACACGGCGTACGTACGAGCGGGACCGCCGCGCCCGGGCGGCCACCGTCCTGCGCACCTGCGGACTCGACGACCTCGGTGAGACCTACGCCGGAGCCCTGCCGGTCGGCCGGGCCCGCATGGTCGAGCTGGCGCGAGCGGTCGCGGACCCGCCCAGGGTGCTGCTGCTGGACGAACCCGCGTCCGGGATGACGGCCGACGAACGCCGTCACCTGTCGTCCGTCATCCGACGGCTCTCCGAGGAGGAGGGCTGCGCCGTCCTCCTCGTCGAGCACAACGTCGCCTTCGTCATGGAACTGTCCGCCCGGATCGTCGTACTCGACCTGGGCCGCGTCCTCGCCGAGGGCACCCCCGCCGAGGTCCACGCCGACCGGCGGGTGAGGGACGCGTACCTGGGCACGACCGCGGGCTGA
- a CDS encoding heparin lyase I family protein: MTPTRRNLLGAALGGVAAAAVGPPALAAPAASWQLKWSPSARTNGLGAFETLEDDRADSHPAASPHIYATGDNWRFNMHTVDRDTSTDRQRHEVTGLRNGSGSNYLKWTEGQTWRVTYSMYIPSSLKATTTFTHIMQMKQPGTGSSPIVVQSLRRVDGVQTIELKLFEEDILVGRTNLEPLHNKWIDVDFQIKVGNGSAGSVRWILKNGSTTVVDASRTGVDTFLADRVRPKWGIYRSLGDTSGSLQDCYLLLSNMRGYQLV; encoded by the coding sequence ATGACCCCCACACGAAGGAACCTGCTCGGCGCGGCACTGGGCGGCGTGGCCGCCGCGGCCGTCGGTCCACCCGCCCTCGCGGCCCCCGCCGCGTCCTGGCAGCTGAAGTGGTCCCCGTCGGCGCGCACCAACGGGCTCGGCGCCTTCGAGACCCTGGAGGACGACCGCGCGGACTCGCACCCCGCGGCCTCCCCGCACATCTACGCCACGGGCGACAACTGGCGGTTCAACATGCACACCGTCGACCGCGACACGTCGACGGACCGTCAGCGACACGAGGTCACCGGCCTGCGCAACGGCTCCGGCAGCAACTACCTCAAGTGGACCGAGGGCCAGACCTGGCGGGTGACGTACTCGATGTACATCCCCAGCTCCCTGAAGGCGACCACCACCTTCACCCACATCATGCAGATGAAGCAGCCCGGCACCGGCAGCTCGCCGATCGTCGTGCAGTCGCTCCGGCGGGTGGACGGGGTGCAGACCATCGAGCTGAAGCTGTTCGAGGAGGACATCCTCGTCGGCCGCACGAACCTCGAACCCCTGCACAACAAGTGGATCGACGTCGACTTCCAGATCAAGGTCGGCAACGGCTCGGCCGGTTCGGTCCGCTGGATCCTGAAGAACGGCTCGACGACGGTCGTCGACGCGTCGCGCACGGGCGTGGACACGTTTCTGGCCGACCGCGTACGCCCCAAGTGGGGCATCTACCGCTCCCTCGGCGACACCTCCGGCTCCCTCCAGGACTGCTATCTGCTGCTCTCGAACATGCGGGGTTACCAGCTGGTGTGA
- a CDS encoding aldo/keto reductase, giving the protein MPQLGFGVWQVPDDEAERAVATALEAGYRSIDTAAIYGNEKGTGRGIAASGVARKDLFVTTKLWNAEQGYDSTLRAFDASLEKLGLDHVDLYLIHWPMPAKGKYIDTFKAFEKLYADGRAKSIGVSNFLPEHLEKLIEATSVIPAVNQIELHPHLQQHASREYHAEQGIATEAWSPLGSGKGLLEVPAIVAIAQKHNRTPAQIVLRWHLQLGNVVIPKSVTPSRIKENIDVFDFSLDTEDIAAISALNEDRRVGSDPANVND; this is encoded by the coding sequence ATGCCCCAGCTGGGCTTCGGGGTCTGGCAGGTGCCGGACGACGAGGCGGAGCGGGCGGTCGCCACCGCGCTGGAGGCCGGGTACCGCAGCATCGACACCGCGGCGATCTACGGCAACGAAAAGGGCACCGGCAGGGGCATCGCCGCCTCCGGCGTCGCCCGCAAGGATCTCTTCGTCACCACCAAGCTCTGGAACGCCGAGCAGGGTTACGACTCGACGCTGCGCGCCTTCGACGCCTCCCTGGAGAAGCTCGGCCTCGACCACGTCGACCTGTACCTCATCCACTGGCCGATGCCGGCCAAGGGGAAGTACATCGACACGTTCAAGGCCTTCGAGAAGCTCTACGCGGACGGCCGCGCCAAGTCGATCGGTGTCTCCAACTTCCTTCCGGAGCACCTGGAGAAGCTGATCGAGGCGACGTCCGTCATTCCGGCCGTCAACCAGATCGAGCTGCACCCGCACCTCCAGCAGCACGCGTCCCGCGAGTACCACGCGGAGCAGGGCATCGCCACGGAGGCCTGGTCCCCGCTCGGTTCGGGCAAGGGCCTGCTGGAGGTCCCGGCGATCGTGGCCATCGCCCAGAAGCACAACCGCACGCCGGCCCAGATCGTCCTGCGCTGGCACCTCCAGCTCGGGAACGTGGTGATCCCCAAGTCCGTGACCCCGTCCCGGATCAAGGAGAACATCGACGTCTTCGACTTCTCCCTCGACACCGAGGACATCGCCGCGATCAGCGCGCTCAACGAGGACCGCCGCGTCGGCTCGGACCCGGCGAACGTCAACGACTGA
- a CDS encoding glycoside hydrolase family 75 protein, giving the protein MRTRTLTLAAAAVGTALLAAAALPAGAAPVQAREGTVTAADLLAEMTSCSQISNGRYSLDVGAPATVPVCGMNGAVFWKADMDIDCDGQVTAECNKRTDPWFQDQTAFHQSDGRPLNSEDLPYIVVPGPSGIWNYASSGIRGGSVAAVIHGDEIQYAVVGDTGPTKIIGEASYATARALGINPDPATGGAASGVTYIVFTDSRVSPIEDQEAASSLGEALAEQFLEDN; this is encoded by the coding sequence GTGCGCACTCGAACACTGACCCTCGCCGCCGCAGCCGTAGGCACCGCACTGCTCGCCGCCGCGGCCCTCCCGGCAGGCGCCGCCCCCGTACAGGCTCGGGAGGGCACGGTCACCGCCGCCGACCTGCTCGCCGAGATGACGTCCTGCTCGCAGATCTCGAACGGCAGGTACAGCCTCGACGTGGGGGCGCCCGCCACCGTCCCCGTCTGCGGCATGAACGGCGCGGTCTTCTGGAAGGCCGACATGGACATCGACTGCGACGGCCAGGTCACCGCCGAGTGCAACAAGCGCACCGATCCGTGGTTCCAGGACCAGACGGCCTTCCACCAGTCCGACGGCAGACCGCTGAACTCCGAGGACCTCCCGTACATCGTGGTGCCCGGCCCCAGCGGCATCTGGAACTACGCGAGCTCCGGCATCAGGGGCGGCAGCGTGGCGGCGGTGATCCACGGCGACGAGATCCAGTACGCGGTCGTCGGCGACACCGGCCCCACGAAGATCATCGGCGAGGCCTCGTACGCCACCGCGCGGGCTCTCGGCATCAATCCCGACCCGGCGACCGGCGGCGCGGCCTCGGGAGTGACGTACATCGTCTTCACCGACTCCCGGGTCTCCCCCATCGAGGACCAGGAAGCGGCGTCGTCCCTCGGCGAGGCACTGGCGGAGCAGTTCCTCGAGGACAACTGA
- a CDS encoding SDR family oxidoreductase, which yields MTDSPVALITGGGSGIGAAVARQLLDAGHRVTVTGRGEERLRGFAEQLGKPEGLLTIRGDAADYDHVRAAVEATVKEFGRLDTVVANAGYATHDTVAEGDPAGWRDMVLTNVLGPALLVRASIEQLKETRGRIVLVGSVAGHIHGPGNIYGATKWAVTGLAENTRRQVTEYGVGVTLISPGRVETPFWDNYGSLPPGHLLTSDQLAESVVWAIRQPSGVDVNTVVVRPIGQPV from the coding sequence ATGACTGACTCACCAGTGGCGCTGATCACCGGCGGCGGCAGCGGCATCGGCGCGGCGGTGGCGCGGCAACTGCTCGACGCCGGGCACCGGGTGACGGTGACGGGGCGCGGGGAGGAACGGCTGCGCGGGTTCGCCGAACAACTCGGCAAGCCCGAGGGGCTGTTGACGATCAGGGGCGACGCGGCCGACTACGACCACGTCCGGGCGGCCGTCGAGGCGACGGTGAAGGAGTTCGGACGGCTCGACACCGTCGTCGCCAACGCCGGGTACGCCACGCACGACACCGTCGCCGAGGGCGATCCGGCCGGGTGGCGGGACATGGTGCTGACCAATGTGCTCGGCCCCGCGCTGCTCGTCCGGGCGTCGATCGAGCAGCTGAAGGAGACGCGGGGGCGGATCGTGCTCGTCGGCAGCGTCGCGGGCCACATCCACGGGCCCGGCAACATCTACGGGGCGACGAAGTGGGCCGTGACCGGGCTCGCCGAGAACACCCGGCGGCAGGTCACCGAGTACGGCGTGGGCGTGACCCTGATCTCGCCCGGCCGCGTGGAGACACCGTTCTGGGACAACTACGGCAGCCTGCCGCCCGGGCATCTGCTCACCTCGGACCAGCTCGCGGAGTCGGTCGTCTGGGCGATCCGGCAGCCGAGCGGGGTGGACGTGAACACCGTCGTCGTGCGGCCGATCGGCCAGCCGGTCTGA
- a CDS encoding class I SAM-dependent methyltransferase: MAHDHGQHDEHGHTHTHIDFADMLPMLEQEAELFTPLYAEVAGWLRERQPEPEMIVDAGSGPGVISCLLADTFPKARVVAVDGAGPLLEAALARAARLGIADRFSTLEAELGDGLGDLEYPADLLWASRSLHHVGDQRAALAGFAERLAPGGTLALLEGGLPSRYLPRDIGIGRPGLQPRMDAVEQEWFTRMRRELPDAVEETEDWAGLLTAVGLRHTATRTFLLDLPAPLSEEGRAFVATSLVHRRTGLAEGLEADDLAVLDRLLDADDKESVFQRPDVFVLAAMTVYVGVKA; the protein is encoded by the coding sequence ATGGCACACGACCACGGACAGCACGACGAACACGGTCACACCCACACCCACATCGACTTCGCCGACATGCTTCCGATGCTGGAGCAGGAGGCCGAGCTGTTCACGCCGCTCTACGCGGAGGTGGCGGGCTGGCTGCGGGAGCGGCAGCCGGAGCCCGAGATGATCGTGGACGCGGGCAGCGGTCCGGGTGTCATCTCCTGTCTGCTCGCCGACACGTTTCCCAAGGCGCGGGTCGTCGCCGTGGACGGTGCCGGGCCCCTGCTGGAGGCGGCCCTCGCTCGTGCGGCCCGCCTCGGGATCGCCGACCGCTTCAGCACGCTGGAAGCCGAACTCGGCGACGGGCTGGGCGACTTGGAGTACCCGGCCGATCTTCTCTGGGCCAGCCGGTCCCTGCACCACGTCGGCGACCAGCGGGCCGCCCTCGCCGGATTCGCCGAGCGGCTCGCGCCCGGCGGGACCCTCGCCCTGCTGGAGGGCGGCCTGCCCTCGCGCTACCTTCCGCGCGACATCGGCATCGGCCGGCCCGGTCTGCAGCCCCGGATGGACGCGGTCGAGCAGGAGTGGTTCACGCGGATGCGGCGCGAGTTGCCGGACGCGGTCGAGGAGACCGAGGACTGGGCCGGTCTGCTGACGGCCGTCGGCCTGCGGCATACGGCGACCCGCACGTTCCTGCTCGATCTGCCCGCGCCTCTGTCGGAGGAGGGCCGCGCCTTCGTCGCCACCAGCCTCGTCCATCGCAGGACCGGGCTTGCGGAGGGCCTTGAGGCCGATGATCTCGCTGTGCTCGACCGGCTTCTGGACGCGGACGACAAGGAGAGCGTGTTCCAGCGGCCGGATGTGTTCGTGCTTGCCGCGATGACCGTGTATGTCGGGGTGAAGGCCTAG
- a CDS encoding glycoside hydrolase family 6 protein: MSRTRTAILAALALVAGTAGAAVAAIPPDAGVAAVPCTVDYKVQNQWDSGFTAAVTVTNNSAAKSSWAVKWSYAGNQKITSGWNAKLSQSGTAATAANESYNGTLGTGSSVSFGFNGTYSGTNALPTTFTLDGVTCNVDDGGSGPGPTDPPLPGAKVDNPYAGAKVYVNPEWKSKATAETGGSRIANQPTGVWLDRTAAINGVNGGMGLRAHLDAALAQKGSDELVVQLVIYNLPGRDCAALASNGELGATEIDKYKTQYIDPIAAILADSKYAGLRIVTTVEIDSLPNLVTNVSPRATATANCDTMKANGNYIKGVGYALNKLGDAPNVYNYVDAGHHGWLGWDDNFAPSAALFKEAATAEGATIADVHGFIVNTANYSALKENHFTVNDSVGGTSVRTSKWIDWNRYVDEQSYAQAMRNQLVSIGFPSGLGMLIDTSRNGWGGTARPTGPGATTNVDTYIDGGRFDRRLNTGNWCNQSGAGLGERPQASPAAGIDAYVWMKPPGESDGSSTAIPNDEGKGFDRMCDPTYTGNPRNNNNMSGALPNAPLSGHWFSAQFQELMKNAYPAL, translated from the coding sequence ATGAGCCGTACCAGAACAGCAATCCTCGCGGCGTTGGCGCTGGTCGCCGGCACCGCGGGCGCCGCCGTCGCGGCGATACCCCCGGACGCCGGCGTGGCCGCCGTCCCCTGCACCGTCGACTACAAGGTGCAGAACCAGTGGGACTCCGGCTTCACCGCCGCGGTCACCGTCACCAACAACAGCGCGGCCAAGTCGAGTTGGGCCGTGAAGTGGTCGTACGCCGGCAACCAGAAGATCACCAGCGGCTGGAACGCGAAGCTCAGCCAGAGCGGCACCGCTGCCACCGCGGCCAACGAGAGCTACAACGGCACGCTGGGGACCGGGAGTTCGGTCAGCTTCGGCTTCAACGGCACCTACAGCGGCACCAACGCGCTGCCCACCACCTTCACCCTCGACGGCGTGACCTGCAACGTCGACGACGGTGGCAGCGGCCCCGGACCCACGGACCCGCCGCTCCCGGGCGCCAAGGTCGACAACCCGTACGCGGGCGCCAAGGTGTACGTGAACCCGGAGTGGAAGTCGAAGGCCACCGCGGAAACCGGGGGCAGCCGGATCGCCAACCAGCCGACGGGCGTGTGGCTCGACCGGACCGCCGCCATCAACGGCGTGAACGGCGGCATGGGCCTGCGCGCCCACCTGGACGCGGCGCTGGCGCAGAAGGGCTCCGACGAACTGGTCGTCCAGCTCGTCATCTACAACCTGCCCGGCCGTGACTGCGCGGCCCTCGCCTCCAACGGCGAGCTCGGTGCGACGGAGATCGACAAGTACAAGACCCAGTACATCGACCCGATCGCCGCGATCCTCGCCGACAGCAAGTACGCGGGGCTGCGGATCGTCACGACCGTCGAGATCGACTCGCTGCCGAACCTCGTCACGAACGTCTCACCCCGTGCCACCGCCACCGCGAACTGCGACACGATGAAGGCGAACGGCAACTACATCAAGGGCGTCGGCTACGCGCTGAACAAGCTCGGCGACGCGCCCAACGTCTACAACTACGTGGATGCCGGACACCACGGCTGGCTCGGCTGGGACGACAACTTCGCGCCCTCCGCCGCCCTGTTCAAGGAGGCCGCCACCGCCGAGGGCGCGACCATCGCCGATGTGCACGGTTTCATCGTCAACACCGCCAACTACAGCGCCCTCAAGGAGAACCACTTCACGGTCAACGACTCCGTGGGCGGTACCTCGGTCCGTACGTCGAAGTGGATCGACTGGAACCGGTACGTCGACGAGCAGTCCTACGCGCAGGCCATGCGCAACCAGCTGGTCTCGATCGGCTTCCCCTCCGGGCTCGGCATGCTGATCGACACCTCCCGCAACGGATGGGGCGGCACGGCCCGGCCCACCGGTCCCGGGGCGACGACCAACGTGGACACCTACATCGACGGAGGCCGCTTCGACCGGCGCCTCAACACCGGCAACTGGTGCAACCAGTCGGGCGCCGGCCTCGGCGAACGGCCGCAGGCGTCGCCGGCCGCCGGCATCGACGCGTACGTGTGGATGAAGCCGCCGGGTGAGTCGGACGGGTCGAGCACCGCCATCCCGAACGACGAGGGCAAGGGCTTCGACCGAATGTGCGACCCGACGTACACCGGCAACCCGCGGAACAACAACAACATGTCGGGCGCGCTGCCGAACGCGCCGCTGTCCGGGCACTGGTTCTCTGCGCAGTTCCAGGAGCTCATGAAGAACGCGTACCCGGCGTTGTGA
- a CDS encoding glycoside hydrolase family 48 protein yields the protein MAPRPGRRLARRMWTAVVAALALPLTTLATGVTPAQAAAVQCSVDYKTNDWGSGFTAELTLTNRGTEAISGWALTYDYAGNQQLSSGWNGTWSQAGKTVTARNASWNGTIAVGAAVTTGAQFTYSGTNAAPTSFAINGTACTGAHQPPITVLTSPAAGAVYSQGDAVPLAATAAAADNATISKVEFYDDTTLLGTDTSSPYTLSASGLTVGSHSLLAKAYDSLGASAESTPVGITVASGPAVVVSPTQLGVQQGKSGTYDVKLSTQPSANVTVATARASGNTGLSVTGGASLTFTPSNWNTAQKVTVTAAASGTGSATFESTATGHAKAAVTVTQLAASKEYDARFLELYGKITNPANGYFSPEGIPYHSVETLIVEAPDHGHETTSEAYSYLLWLQAMYGKVTGDWSRFNGAWEIMEKFMIPTKADQPTNSFYNASKPATYAPEHDTPNEYPAQLDSGVSVGSDPIAAELKSAYGTDDIYGMHWLQDVDNVYGYGNSPGKCEAGPTDTGPSYINTFQRGSQESVWETVPQPTCDAFKYGGTNGYLDLFTKDASYAKQWKFTNAPDADARAVQAAYWADIWAKQQGNGSAVTATVGKAAKMGDYLRYSMYDKYFKKIGNCVGPSTCPAGTGKDASHYLLNWYYAWGGATDTAAGWAWRIGSSHTHGGYQNPLAAYALSSYPDLKPKSATGQADWAKSLDRQLEFYRWLQSSEGAIAGGATNSWQGRYATPPSGTPTFYGMFYDEKPVYHDPPSNQWFGFQAWSMERVAEYYQQTGDADAKVVLDKWVDWALANTTVNPDGSFRIPNTLRWSGKPDTWNASSPGANTGLHVTVADYTDDVGVAAAYAKTLTYYADRSGDTQAGTTAKALLDGMWENNQDALGIAVPETRADYNRFDDGVYVPSGWSGKMPNGDTINSSSTFDSIRSFYEDDPAWSKIEAYLAGGAAPSFTYHRFWAQADIALAMGSYAELLE from the coding sequence ATGGCACCCAGACCCGGACGCCGCCTCGCGCGGCGAATGTGGACCGCCGTGGTGGCGGCCCTCGCCCTTCCGTTGACCACACTGGCGACCGGCGTGACCCCCGCTCAGGCGGCGGCCGTCCAGTGCAGCGTCGACTACAAGACGAACGACTGGGGCTCCGGCTTCACCGCCGAGCTCACCCTCACCAACCGCGGCACGGAGGCGATCAGCGGCTGGGCCCTGACGTACGACTACGCCGGCAACCAGCAGCTCAGCAGCGGCTGGAACGGTACGTGGTCGCAGGCCGGTAAGACGGTCACCGCGAGGAACGCGTCCTGGAACGGGACGATCGCGGTGGGTGCCGCGGTGACGACCGGCGCCCAGTTCACGTACAGCGGCACCAACGCCGCGCCCACCTCCTTCGCGATCAACGGCACGGCCTGCACCGGCGCCCACCAGCCGCCGATCACCGTGCTGACCAGCCCCGCCGCGGGCGCCGTCTACTCCCAGGGCGATGCCGTACCGCTCGCCGCGACCGCCGCGGCCGCGGACAACGCCACGATCAGCAAGGTCGAGTTCTACGACGACACGACGCTGCTGGGCACCGACACCAGCTCGCCGTACACGCTCTCGGCTTCTGGCTTGACCGTGGGCAGTCATTCGCTGCTCGCGAAGGCGTACGACAGCCTGGGCGCGTCGGCGGAGTCCACACCGGTCGGCATCACGGTCGCCTCGGGTCCCGCCGTGGTGGTCTCGCCGACCCAACTCGGCGTCCAGCAGGGCAAGTCGGGCACGTACGACGTGAAGCTCTCGACCCAGCCGTCGGCGAACGTGACCGTGGCGACCGCTCGGGCGAGTGGCAACACGGGCCTGTCCGTCACCGGCGGGGCGTCGCTCACCTTCACGCCGTCGAACTGGAACACCGCCCAGAAGGTGACGGTCACCGCCGCTGCCTCGGGCACCGGTTCGGCGACCTTCGAGTCGACGGCCACCGGGCACGCGAAGGCCGCGGTCACCGTCACGCAGCTCGCCGCGTCGAAGGAGTACGACGCCCGCTTCCTGGAGCTCTACGGGAAGATCACCAACCCGGCGAACGGCTACTTCTCCCCCGAGGGCATCCCGTACCACTCGGTGGAGACGCTGATCGTCGAGGCGCCCGACCACGGCCATGAGACGACGTCGGAGGCGTACAGCTATCTGCTGTGGCTCCAGGCCATGTACGGCAAGGTGACGGGCGACTGGTCCAGGTTCAACGGCGCCTGGGAGATCATGGAGAAGTTCATGATCCCCACGAAGGCCGACCAGCCGACGAACTCCTTCTACAACGCCTCGAAGCCGGCGACGTACGCGCCCGAGCACGACACCCCGAACGAGTATCCGGCGCAGCTCGACAGCGGTGTGTCGGTCGGCTCCGATCCGATCGCCGCCGAGCTGAAGAGCGCGTACGGCACGGACGACATCTACGGCATGCACTGGCTGCAGGACGTCGACAACGTCTACGGGTACGGCAATTCGCCCGGCAAGTGCGAGGCGGGTCCGACGGACACCGGTCCCTCGTACATCAACACCTTCCAGCGCGGATCGCAGGAGTCGGTGTGGGAGACAGTGCCGCAGCCGACGTGCGACGCCTTCAAGTACGGCGGCACGAACGGGTACTTGGACCTGTTCACCAAGGACGCCTCGTACGCCAAGCAGTGGAAGTTCACCAACGCCCCCGACGCCGACGCACGGGCCGTGCAGGCCGCGTACTGGGCCGACATCTGGGCCAAGCAGCAGGGCAACGGCTCCGCCGTCACGGCGACCGTCGGCAAGGCCGCGAAGATGGGCGACTATCTCCGCTACTCCATGTACGACAAGTACTTCAAGAAGATCGGCAACTGCGTGGGGCCGTCGACCTGCCCGGCCGGCACCGGCAAGGACGCCTCGCACTACCTGCTGAACTGGTACTACGCGTGGGGCGGCGCCACCGACACCGCGGCGGGCTGGGCCTGGCGCATCGGCTCCAGCCACACCCACGGCGGCTACCAGAACCCGCTCGCCGCGTACGCGCTCAGCTCGTACCCCGACCTGAAGCCCAAGTCGGCGACAGGGCAGGCGGACTGGGCGAAGTCCCTCGACCGGCAGCTGGAGTTCTACCGCTGGCTGCAGTCCAGTGAGGGGGCCATCGCGGGCGGCGCGACCAACAGCTGGCAGGGGCGTTACGCGACGCCGCCTTCCGGGACGCCGACCTTCTACGGCATGTTCTACGACGAGAAGCCCGTCTACCACGACCCGCCGTCCAACCAGTGGTTCGGCTTCCAGGCGTGGTCGATGGAGCGGGTCGCCGAGTACTACCAGCAGACGGGTGACGCCGATGCCAAGGTCGTCCTCGACAAGTGGGTCGACTGGGCACTGGCCAACACCACGGTCAACCCGGACGGATCCTTCCGCATCCCGAACACGCTCCGGTGGTCAGGCAAGCCCGACACCTGGAACGCGTCAAGTCCCGGCGCCAATACGGGACTTCACGTCACCGTCGCCGACTACACGGACGACGTCGGCGTGGCGGCCGCGTACGCCAAGACCCTGACGTACTACGCCGACCGCTCCGGTGACACGCAGGCCGGAACCACGGCCAAGGCGCTGCTCGACGGCATGTGGGAGAACAACCAGGACGCGCTGGGCATCGCTGTCCCGGAGACCCGCGCCGACTACAACCGCTTCGACGACGGCGTGTACGTCCCGAGCGGCTGGAGCGGCAAGATGCCGAACGGCGACACGATCAACTCGTCGTCGACCTTCGACTCGATCCGCTCGTTCTACGAGGACGATCCGGCCTGGTCGAAGATCGAGGCGTATCTGGCGGGCGGGGCCGCGCCCTCGTTCACGTATCACCGGTTCTGGGCCCAGGCGGATATCGCCCTTGCCATGGGCTCGTACGCGGAGCTCCTCGAATAG